One Archangium violaceum genomic window, CAAGCTGGGGATGAACCCGACGATGGAGCGGCTCTTCCTCCAGCTCCTGTCCAACCCCGAGGGCCTCATCCTCGTCACCGGCCCCACCGGCAGCGGCAAGACGACGACCCTCTACGGGGCGCTCGCGCAGCTCAACGACGGGCGCAAGAAGATCATCACCGCCGAGGACCCCATCGAGTACTACGTCCCCAAGGTGAACCAGAAGGAGGTCTCCCCGCAGATGTCCCACGCGGTGCTGCTGCGCGCCCTGTTGCGGCAGGATCCGAACGTGATGCTCGTGGGGGAGATCCGCGATCTGGAGACGGGCAGCATGGCCCTCAACGCCGCGGCCACCGGCCACGTCGTGCTCGGGACGCTCCACACCGCCGATGCCGTGGGCGCCGTGGGACGGCTCCGAGGCCTGGAGCTGGAGAGCTCCGACATCGCGGACTCACTGCTCGCGGTGCTGGCCCAGCGGCTCGTGCGCCGCATCTGCGTCAGGTGCGCGGTGCCCACCCCGCCCACGCCGGAGCAGCGGGAGTTGCTCGGTCCGCTGCTGGACGGCATCCAGCTCCAGGTGGGCCAGGGCTGCGAGGAGTGCCGTCACACCGGCTACCGCGGGCGCGTGGGCATCTACGAGCTGCTGGTGGTGGACTCGGAGATGCAGGATCTCATCGCCAGCGGTGCCCATGGCGTCCAGCTGCGCCGCCACGCGCGCACGCACGGCTTCCGCACACTCGTCGAGGACGCGCTGGACAAGATCGCCGCCGGCCACACCACGCTGGCGGAGCTGCTGCGCGTGGTGCCCTACCGGCAGCTCGTCAGCACCCGCGAGGATCGTCAGCGGGAGTTACAACACGCGGGCTGAGGGGCCCCCGCCCCGGGCCGCTCACTGCAACAGGAGGAAGAGCGCGGCCAGCCCCAGCCCCAGAAGCACCAGCACCACCACCAGCGTCCGCGGCGGGAGGGCCTCGACCCTCGTCCGCGAGGGTGCCTTGGGAGGAAGCGGCTCGGGCGGCACGTACGGATCCTTCGAGATGCTCAGCCGCAGCTGAACCGAGGGAGACAGGTTGCGCCCGAGGTCCTCGGGCCGCACGGGCTCCCCATTGATGATGAGACGAGGCGGCTCCGTCATCGACCCACTCTACCCCCTTCGAGGCGGGCCCCCGGGGATGTCCTTTTGTTCCAGTGGGGGACCCCTCCCTCTGTAGAAATGACAGTCCGAGGCACGGGTCCTTCCGCTTGCCTGGCTGTAGGACACACGTGTTTTCAAGGGCTTATGAATTGGCGCGCGGGTTGCTTAGAGAATCCAGCGTGGGGCGGGCGGCGTGGGGCGTTGGCAACAGGACGAACAACCCGGACTCGAGGGCGGACCATGGCGAAGACCCAGCGTGGTGGACAGGTGATGAAGGTGGCGCGGCAGGTGAAGGGGACGGCGGGGCGGGCAGTGGCGAAGGCGGCCCGGCCAGTGCGCAAGGTGCAGGTGACCCTGGGTGATTTGATCGCCGCGGCCATGGACGTGGCGGGCGAGACGAAGGCCGCCGCGAAGCTGGTGTCGTCGCGCGCGATGGAAGAAGTGACGGGACGTCACATCGTGTTCGTGGGTTGAGGGAGCGATCGCCAGCACGCTCCCCCGCCCCCCGGACGCTCACATTCCCGGCGCGAGCCCGCACGCCGCGTTATTTTCGGGGCATGTGGCGGATCCTCAATCCCAACAAGCTGAAGCTTCCGACGCCGGAGGAGGCCCTGCCGGGCCGTCCCACCCGGATGGCGGTTCCCAAGAAGCATTACGTCAACGGCGCGCCGTTGGAGCCCCCCTTCCCGGAGGGCCTGGAGCAGATCGATCTCGGTCTGGGCTGCTTCTGGGGCGCCGAACGCAAGTTCTGGCAGACGCCCGGCGTGTACTCCACCTCCGTGGGCTACGCGGGCGGCCTCACGCCGAACCCCACCTATGAGGAGGTGTGCTCCGGCCGCACCGGCCACACCGAGGTGGTGCGCGTGGTGTACGACCCGAAGCAGGTCTCCCTCGAGACGCTGCTCAAGGTCTTCTGGGAGAGCCACGATCCCACCCAGGGCATGCGCCAGGGCAACGACGTGGGCACCCAGTACCGCTCGGCCATCTACTGGCACACCGACGCGCAGAGGAAGGCGATCGAAGCCTCGCGCGAGGCCTACCAGAAGGTGCTCACGAACGCGGGCTACGGTGCCATCACCACGGAGCTGCGCCCGGCGCCCGAATTCTATTACGCCGAGGACTACCACCAGCAGTACCTGGCGAAGAACCCGAACGGGTACTGCGGCCTGGGGGGCACCGGCGTGAGCTGCCCCGTGGGCGTGGCCGCCGCGACGTAACGGCGGCCGGAGCCATGCGCCCTACTCCGAGCGCATGGCCTCCACCGGATCCAACCTCGCGGCACGCGCCGCGGGGTAGATGCCGAACACGAGCCCCACGCCCGAGCTCATCCCCAGCGAGAGCGCCACGGCCCAGCCGGGCACCACGGTGTTGAAGCCCAGCATCCACCTCGCGAGGAAGGCCAGCCCGTAGCCGAGCCCCACGCCGATGGCGCCACCCATCAGCGACATCATCACCGCCTCGGTGGCGAACTGGCCGAGGATGCGCCACTTGCGCGCGCCCAGCGCCTTGCGGACACCGATCTCCTTCGTCCGCTCCGTCACCGACACCAGCATGATGTTGAGGATGCCGATGCCGCCCACCACCAGCGACAGCAGGCACACCCCGAAGCTGGCGATGGTGATCACCTGGGACAGGCTGTTGAAGGTCTCGGTCATCGACTCGTTGGTGCGCACCTCGAAGTCGTTGGGCGCCAGCGGAGCCACGTCGCGCCGGCGGCGCAGCAGGTTCGTCACCTCCTCCTGCGCCTTGGAGAGCAGCTCCGGCGACCGGGCCTGCACCGTCAGGCTCACCGAGTTCACCGTCCCATAGAGCGTCTCATAGGCGCGCAGCGGCACGAAGACCACGTTGTCCATGCTCATCATGCCCAGGAAGCTGCCGCGCCGCTGCAGCACCCCCACCACGGTGAAGGGGCGGCCCTTGATGCGGATCTCCTGGCCGAGCGGCTCCATGCCCGGGAAGAGCGTGTCCACCACGTCCAGCCCCAGCACCGCGACCTGACGCCCGTCCACGGCCTCCACCTGGCCGAAGAAGCGCCCCGAGGCGATGGAGATGCCGCTGGTGTCGATGTACTCGGCCGTGGAGCCCGTGACGCGCACCGAGGGACGCGTCTCCACGCTCGAGGTGGAGAGTTTCTGGCCCCCCTTGGTGTCCGCCGCGGACACCACGCCCACCGAGGGGCAGAACTCCTGGACGGCGCGCAGGTCCTCCAGCGTCAGATCCTTGCGCTTGGCGTACATCCGCCAGTTCACCCGGCCGAAGCCCGAGGGCCACTTGCTCACCTGGAAGCTGTTGGCGCCCAGCTGCGACAGGTCGTTGTTCACCTTGAGGCGCAGGCCCTCGATGAGGGCCATCATGGTGATGACCGTCGTCACGCCGATGACGATGCCCAGCAGCGTGAGCAGCGAACGCAGCGGGTTGCCCAGGAACGTCCCCAGGGCCAACCGCAGGTTGTCGGCCATCGCCAATAGGTTGGCCTCGATGCGTCGGTACATGTCGTGCTCACTCGTAGCGGAGGGCTTCCACCGGATCCAGGTTCGCGGCCCGCGCCGCCGGCCAGATGCCGAACAGCAGTCCCACCAGCGCGGCGAAGCCCACGCCGCCCACGATGGTGAGCCACTGCACGTCCGCCGCCAGCGGGGTGATGAGGGACACCAGCTTGGCCGTCCCCAGCCCCACCACCGTGCCCAGCAGGCCGCCCACCGCGGACACGGCGGAGGCCTCCATGAGGAACTGCACCACGATGGTGCGCTTGCGGGCCCCGAGCGCGCGCCGGATGCCGATCTCCCGCGTCCGCTCGCGCACCGACACCAGCATGATGTTCATGATGCCGATGCCACCCACCAGCATGGTGATGAAACCCACGCCCAGGGCCACGCCATAGAGCGCACCGGTGAGCTGCTCGTACGTCTGCGCCAGCTGCTCCGGACGGTTGATGGAGAAGTCGTCCGGGGCCTCCGGGGGCGTGCTCCGCACGCGCCGCAGGATGCCGATGAGCTGATCCTCCGCCTTGCGCACGTCCTCCGCGCGCTCCACCGCGATGGCGATGCTGAAGGGGCGGCTCTTGCCGAAGGTGGAGTAGAACGTCTTGAAGGGCATCAGCACGATCAGATCCTGGTCTTCATCCAGGAGCTTGCCCTTGCGCGACAGCGTCCCCACCACCTGGAAGGGCCGGCCGTCGATGCGGACGGAGCGGCCCACGGGATCCAACCCCGGGAAGAGCCCCTCCGCCACTGAGGCGCCGATGACGACCACGGGCCGGGAGGTGGCGTCGTCCGCCTCGGTGAGGGTACGGCCGGCCACCACCTGGAAGGAGCCGATGGAGAAGTACTCCTGCCTCACCCCGCCAATGTCCACGGAGGACAGCTGCTCGCCCCCGAAGGCCACGTCCCCGGTGCGGTTCACGTAGGGCGAGATGGCGGTGATGTACGTCGACTGCGCGCGGATCTGCTCCACCTGCGGCAGGGTGAAGTTCTTCCGGTTGCGGTACAGCCACCAGTCGCCCTTCATCACCCAGGGGAACTTGGAGACGTAGAGGGTGTTGGAGCCGATGGAGGCCAGCTGTTTGTCGAAGGAGGCGTTGAGCCCCTGGATGATGCCGATGATGGCCAACAGCGTGGCCACGCCGATGCCAATGCCCACCGTGGTGAGCACCGTGCGCATCCGGTTGGCCCCCAGCGAGAAGAGCGCGATGCGCGCCCCCTCGAGCACATCCACGCGCACCGCCCTGCTCATGCGCCCCCCACGGCCTGCGTCTGGGGCACGTCGCCCAGGGCCACCTGACGCCCGGGGCCGTCCGCGACGATCTGCCCGTCACTGAGCCGGATGGCCCTCGGGCAGCGCGCCGCCAGCTTCGGCTCGTGCGTGACGAGCACCAGCGTGTTGCCCGCGCGGTGCAGCTCCTCGAACAGCCGGACGATCTCCTCACCCGTGGCCGAGTCCAGGTTGCCCGTGGGCTCGTCCGCCAGGAGCATGGAGGGCTCGGCCACCAGCGCCCGGGCGATGGCCACGCGCTGGCGCTGACCACCGGACAGCTCGTTGGGCCTGTGGTGCATGCGGTGCTCCAGGTGCACCTTCGCCAGCGCGGCCTTGGCCCGCTCGCGCCGCTCCCTGGCCCGCATGCCCCGGTAGACCAGCGGCAGTTCCACGTTGGCCAGCGCCGTCTCGCGCGGCAGCAGCTGGAACGTCTGGAAGATGAAGCCGATCTCCTCGTTGCGCACCACGGCGAGCTCGTCGTCCGTCATGCGCGACACATCCTTGTGGTTGAGCAGGTAGCGGCCGCTGCTGGGCGTGTCCAGGCAGCCCAGCACGTTCATCAGCGTGCTCTTGCCCGAGCCGGACTGGCCGATGATGGCCACCCACTCGCCGCGGCTGATGCCGAAGGAGACGCCGCGCAGCGCGCGCACCTCCTCGCCGCCCACGTGGAAGACACGGGTGACGTCCTGCACATCGATGAGCCGGGAGTCCCCGGCGCCGTTGGACTCGCTCACGACTTCTGCCCACCCCGGCCGCCACCCGGGCCACCCGGC contains:
- a CDS encoding chaperonin, producing the protein MAKTQRGGQVMKVARQVKGTAGRAVAKAARPVRKVQVTLGDLIAAAMDVAGETKAAAKLVSSRAMEEVTGRHIVFVG
- a CDS encoding GspE/PulE family protein, with the protein product MAQGSDSFSELAQYTLDRHSIRRMPEPFCRRNVVVVLGKVDTKTPDAPVTIGMLEPEDQALRLELADYLQRPIHAVKLNRYEIEKALEAGFGVGAQTKSDLVIRKRPASNRQPTPVELVDDILAGAIERRASDIHIESYLEDVDLRYRIDGILHQSHTDMDPESVQEVVSRIKILAGMDITERRRPQDGRIRAVIARSEEQKVIDYRVSVTPSPGGEDVVIRVLDSSVGLVPVSKLGMNPTMERLFLQLLSNPEGLILVTGPTGSGKTTTLYGALAQLNDGRKKIITAEDPIEYYVPKVNQKEVSPQMSHAVLLRALLRQDPNVMLVGEIRDLETGSMALNAAATGHVVLGTLHTADAVGAVGRLRGLELESSDIADSLLAVLAQRLVRRICVRCAVPTPPTPEQRELLGPLLDGIQLQVGQGCEECRHTGYRGRVGIYELLVVDSEMQDLIASGAHGVQLRRHARTHGFRTLVEDALDKIAAGHTTLAELLRVVPYRQLVSTREDRQRELQHAG
- a CDS encoding ABC transporter permease, which translates into the protein MSRAVRVDVLEGARIALFSLGANRMRTVLTTVGIGIGVATLLAIIGIIQGLNASFDKQLASIGSNTLYVSKFPWVMKGDWWLYRNRKNFTLPQVEQIRAQSTYITAISPYVNRTGDVAFGGEQLSSVDIGGVRQEYFSIGSFQVVAGRTLTEADDATSRPVVVIGASVAEGLFPGLDPVGRSVRIDGRPFQVVGTLSRKGKLLDEDQDLIVLMPFKTFYSTFGKSRPFSIAIAVERAEDVRKAEDQLIGILRRVRSTPPEAPDDFSINRPEQLAQTYEQLTGALYGVALGVGFITMLVGGIGIMNIMLVSVRERTREIGIRRALGARKRTIVVQFLMEASAVSAVGGLLGTVVGLGTAKLVSLITPLAADVQWLTIVGGVGFAALVGLLFGIWPAARAANLDPVEALRYE
- the msrA gene encoding peptide-methionine (S)-S-oxide reductase MsrA → MWRILNPNKLKLPTPEEALPGRPTRMAVPKKHYVNGAPLEPPFPEGLEQIDLGLGCFWGAERKFWQTPGVYSTSVGYAGGLTPNPTYEEVCSGRTGHTEVVRVVYDPKQVSLETLLKVFWESHDPTQGMRQGNDVGTQYRSAIYWHTDAQRKAIEASREAYQKVLTNAGYGAITTELRPAPEFYYAEDYHQQYLAKNPNGYCGLGGTGVSCPVGVAAAT
- a CDS encoding ABC transporter ATP-binding protein — protein: MSESNGAGDSRLIDVQDVTRVFHVGGEEVRALRGVSFGISRGEWVAIIGQSGSGKSTLMNVLGCLDTPSSGRYLLNHKDVSRMTDDELAVVRNEEIGFIFQTFQLLPRETALANVELPLVYRGMRARERRERAKAALAKVHLEHRMHHRPNELSGGQRQRVAIARALVAEPSMLLADEPTGNLDSATGEEIVRLFEELHRAGNTLVLVTHEPKLAARCPRAIRLSDGQIVADGPGRQVALGDVPQTQAVGGA
- a CDS encoding ABC transporter permease: MYRRIEANLLAMADNLRLALGTFLGNPLRSLLTLLGIVIGVTTVITMMALIEGLRLKVNNDLSQLGANSFQVSKWPSGFGRVNWRMYAKRKDLTLEDLRAVQEFCPSVGVVSAADTKGGQKLSTSSVETRPSVRVTGSTAEYIDTSGISIASGRFFGQVEAVDGRQVAVLGLDVVDTLFPGMEPLGQEIRIKGRPFTVVGVLQRRGSFLGMMSMDNVVFVPLRAYETLYGTVNSVSLTVQARSPELLSKAQEEVTNLLRRRRDVAPLAPNDFEVRTNESMTETFNSLSQVITIASFGVCLLSLVVGGIGILNIMLVSVTERTKEIGVRKALGARKWRILGQFATEAVMMSLMGGAIGVGLGYGLAFLARWMLGFNTVVPGWAVALSLGMSSGVGLVFGIYPAARAARLDPVEAMRSE